From Falco naumanni isolate bFalNau1 chromosome 4, bFalNau1.pat, whole genome shotgun sequence:
AGGTCAGGAAGCCTGTACGACCTCAGGGCTTACAAAGGCGAGAGGAAACCTTCGAAGCTTTAtgatgaggatgaggaggaacAGTACAGGGTCCCTCCACCAAACATCTCACCCGAGAAAGCCAGGGAGCTTGAGCATGAGAGGAGGGAGATCATCCGGGACCAGGTGGTGAGGAAGAGCTCCACCATCGCTGAGAGGTGGAGCTCCATGGATGAGCTGAGCTCCATAAGTGCCGGCACGGGCAGCCAAGGTGAAGGCAGGCGCACAGGCAGCTTCACCACCAGCTTCGCCCTTTGCTTTGACAAACCTTCCTCGGGCAGGGCAGTGACACCTGTCAATGCTGAAAATATTGACACGGAGCAGATCAACTTCTCCACTGCTCGGCAGCAGTTCCTGATGCTCGAAAAGACCAGCCCAGGCTCCTTCCTCAGTCCAGGGCAACAGGCCATGTCTCCAAAGCCAGACTTGATGACAAAAATCTCTAGGCGAGAGTCACCCAGTCCCGAGGTGGCCCCAAAGGCTACAAGAGGTTACAGTAATGCTGGCGCTTCCAGCCAGAGCAAGATGGACAAGACCGTTTATCAGGTTTATAACGTGTCCTACAAGACCCCTGTGAAGAAGGAGGTTTATGCTCCCAGAAGTGCTGATAATGAAAGGTCATATCCCATTGGGAAAACGTGCAGTTTGACTAAAGCATCTTCCAGAGAGGACCTGGACTCCGGCTTGGGTGAGATGCATAATGAAGCCAATGCCGACTATGCCAGCGATGGAAGCACTTCCAACGAGGTCTGCAATGGCCTTGTGGATCTGAAGGCCAGCAGCAATGGCCTGGACAAGGAGACGAAGCTCAGCAGCGAGACGCCCATCGAGCGGGAGATCCGCATGGCAATGGAGAGGGAGGAGAACCTCTGGAAGGAGAGGGGGATCCAGCGGCTGACCCCCAGCAGCGAGCTGGTGGAGATCCAGGCCAAGCCCCTGCTCTCCATACACACCTCTCCCGGCCCCGGCAGGAAAGGGAAGGACAAAGGCCGCGCTTCCCTTTATGTCCAGAGGGAAATTGAGCAGGAAACGAAGCGCGAGGAAGATCTGAAGAAGCaagggaggctgctggggaccTATGACAGGGGgacacagcaggagctggatgAGCGCAGGCGGGTGTTTGAGCAGGAGGAAGCCCCCCACCAGAAGCACCCCCCCCCGAGGAAGGTGGACGAGCGGAGGAGCTGGGTTAATGAGTTTGCGGTGGAGCAGCCCATGAGCCACggcccctgccctgcagaagaCACCAGGGGTGGGAGAAGCCTTCCTGGCTACGCAACGAGCATCACGCACTTCGTCACCAGCGagaagagctgggagcagcccctggTGTCCCAGCATGTTTCCGCCAACGCCAGCAAATGGGGGAGCGAGGATTCCCAGGGAGGAAGGCTTCCCGGCTCCACCCTGAGCGCCGGCACAGCTGTCCTGCCCAGGGAGAacttcttcttctccttctggaAGCCCAAGGTCTCCTTCATGGACAACATGGGGACGCAGAACCCACTGCAGAGGGACGATGGCCGGGAGGAGCAGTACAAGCTGAGGACCTGGAAGCCCCGGACATCAGCGCTGATCGATGAGGAGATCTGGAGCGACttgcagagggaagaggagctgcaggagcagcggCGACGGCAGCAGCTGATAGACGGCTACTCCCCGGTTGGCAGCGACGGTGTTCCCCGGGAGGGCTCCCGCTCACGGCACAGCTCTGGTAAGGGCAGGAGAGGGACGGTGgggtgggacagggcaggggtCAGTCCCGGGGGCAGAGCTACCGCGGGCATCGCTCCTGCCCTCCTGTTCCTTGTGGCTCTGAGGCTTGGTGGGAGCCATCtaaggggcaggagcagcaccatggagtgcctgtccccagggaccTTCCGTGCAGGCAGGGGTCTCTCCCCGGCATGGAACACCCTTATGGCTGGTGCCCACAGGCTGCATGAGGTGCCTCTCGTGGCCGGCAGCCAGAGCTGACCTGGGGTCTCCGTAAGGACAAAGGCGGCCACAACAGGGACAGAGGGGGACAGGCATGAGTGGAAACCATCAGGTCCCAGCCTGGGAGATTCTGGCTGTGAGTGAGGACCACGTTCCTCCCTGCAATGATTTGCTGAGATGCCCGTAAGGACTCCTGCGCGTTGGCAGCAAGTTGTCCTGGGAGAAATAACTCTCCTTGGATGGGGGTTCTGTGGGGGGCAGGTGGGAGCGCTTGGTGTGAAGTCCCTGGAGCGAGCAGGACCGATGTGGGGGAGCCACCAATCCCTATGAGGGACATTGTGGGGGAGCTCACCAATCCCATGACGAGCCATGAGAGCGGCACGGCTTTTGATTCCAGAGCTGCTCAGGCTTTGATGACTTTGTGTCATGTCACAGCAGACAGCAGCGCTGGAAGGGCCCAGGAGTGCCCAGCTCATGCGTTTCCCCTCCCCCGCTCCTGACAACCCCTGGCTGGCACCCAGACGTGGTGCCCTGGCTGTGACCAAACCTGCTGGACCTGCCGGGGAGGCCGGTCAGGGGCAGGAGCTTTGCTGTCCTGTgggtcccccagccccccgagCGGTCTTGGTGTCCctcacaccacaccacaccccCCGATGGCTCTTTCTCTTGCAGCCGCCTCAGGTGTCAGTGGCAGCATGGAGACCCTCGCCCCCGACTCGGCCCATTCCAGCCCCTTCGAGGAgcggaggaggaggatgaaggagGATGGGAAGGTGAATGTGCCCCCCTGGCCTAGGGGGGCTGGATGGGGCGAGGGGTGGCTGTGCCTGGCTCCCACCTGGAGCTGGAGGTCCAGCTGCTTGGCTGGGTGGGAGACTCAacagaggggggggggggggggggcactggcaAGGGGCTGTGCCAAGCCCCCCCGGGCAGTGCCCGGCTGCTCAGGGGTGCCAGgtggggctgcagaggagcagcagcatcctcctgggGGGATCCTGGCCTGAGCTGTCCCCCACTCCGGGGAGGGCATGACTGCATGTGCTGTCCTCAGGTGGCCTCTCCCGTGCCCGGCAGCctgacccccaccccaccaccacccccatgGGCCGTATCCAGCTGCCGCTGGGTACCTCCCTGCGAGGTTGCTGTTAGCTGACCATGTTCCCCCTTTTCCCAGTACGCGGGCATTGAACCTGTTGACAAGATCAACACAGAGGTAACGTCCTTTACGTCCTTTATGTACTCGAGGGCTCTGCTTGTGCTGCCCCAACTTCGCTCCCCGCATCCCCCCGGGGTTCCCCTGGCTTCCAGGTCCTGGAGACCGACGGGATGGACGGGGGGGTCTCCGCGCTGCTTGGGTGGGCATCGTGTCGGGCAGGACGTGCCACGGGCACTGCCG
This genomic window contains:
- the LOC121086031 gene encoding mitotic interactor and substrate of PLK1 isoform X2 translates to MDRVTRHLVFQFPQTSHKHDYNDAHQAGSGGGADSDDDIFGPAQHSSQRVENGYSWKTKSKSPSCFLDGGKDVWTPSPDRESKLEVVRSGSLYDLRAYKGERKPSKLYDEDEEEQYRVPPPNISPEKARELEHERREIIRDQVVRKSSTIAERWSSMDELSSISAGTGSQGEGRRTGSFTTSFALCFDKPSSGRAVTPVNAENIDTEQINFSTARQQFLMLEKTSPGSFLSPGQQAMSPKPDLMTKISRRESPSPEVAPKATRGYSNAGASSQSKMDKTVYQVYNVSYKTPVKKEVYAPRSADNERSYPIGKTCSLTKASSREDLDSGLGEMHNEANADYASDGSTSNEVCNGLVDLKASSNGLDKETKLSSETPIEREIRMAMEREENLWKERGIQRLTPSSELVEIQAKPLLSIHTSPGPGRKGKDKGRASLYVQREIEQETKREEDLKKQGRLLGTYDRGTQQELDERRRVFEQEEAPHQKHPPPRKVDERRSWVNEFAVEQPMSHGPCPAEDTRGGRSLPGYATSITHFVTSEKSWEQPLVSQHVSANASKWGSEDSQGGRLPGSTLSAGTAVLPRENFFFSFWKPKVSFMDNMGTQNPLQRDDGREEQYKLRTWKPRTSALIDEEIWSDLQREEELQEQRRRQQLIDGYSPVGSDGVPREGSRSRHSSAASGVSGSMETLAPDSAHSSPFEERRRRMKEDGKVVESTRVIRHKSAMAQRWEAGQYVRDDD
- the LOC121086031 gene encoding mitotic interactor and substrate of PLK1 isoform X1 — its product is MDRVTRHLVFQFPQTSHKHDYNDAHQAGSGGGADSDDDIFGPAQHSSQRVENGYSWKTKSKSPSCFLDGGKDVWTPSPDRESKLEVVRSGSLYDLRAYKGERKPSKLYDEDEEEQYRVPPPNISPEKARELEHERREIIRDQVVRKSSTIAERWSSMDELSSISAGTGSQGEGRRTGSFTTSFALCFDKPSSGRAVTPVNAENIDTEQINFSTARQQFLMLEKTSPGSFLSPGQQAMSPKPDLMTKISRRESPSPEVAPKATRGYSNAGASSQSKMDKTVYQVYNVSYKTPVKKEVYAPRSADNERSYPIGKTCSLTKASSREDLDSGLGEMHNEANADYASDGSTSNEVCNGLVDLKASSNGLDKETKLSSETPIEREIRMAMEREENLWKERGIQRLTPSSELVEIQAKPLLSIHTSPGPGRKGKDKGRASLYVQREIEQETKREEDLKKQGRLLGTYDRGTQQELDERRRVFEQEEAPHQKHPPPRKVDERRSWVNEFAVEQPMSHGPCPAEDTRGGRSLPGYATSITHFVTSEKSWEQPLVSQHVSANASKWGSEDSQGGRLPGSTLSAGTAVLPRENFFFSFWKPKVSFMDNMGTQNPLQRDDGREEQYKLRTWKPRTSALIDEEIWSDLQREEELQEQRRRQQLIDGYSPVGSDGVPREGSRSRHSSAASGVSGSMETLAPDSAHSSPFEERRRRMKEDGKYAGIEPVDKINTEVVESTRVIRHKSAMAQRWEAGQYVRDDD